One window from the genome of Pedobacter schmidteae encodes:
- a CDS encoding M20 family metallopeptidase yields the protein MIKDKIQALSGDIFEQVVGYRQHLHANPELSFKEFQTSAFIKGILTDWGIPFTEMANTGVVGLIKGDLPSDKIIALRADMDALPILEANDKPYTSKNPGVMHACGHDVHSSSLLGTAYILNTLKAEFGGTIKLIFQPAEEILPGGASIMIKEGVLENPKPQQIIGQHVMPLIDAGKVGFRSGIYMASTDELYVTVRGKGGHGAQPHQNIDPVLITSHIIVALQQIVSRNADPRLPSVLSFGKVIANGATNIIPNEVKLEGTFRTLNEEWRKEAKRLMKKMAEGIAESMGGTCEFNIMDGYPYLINEEKVTANARAFAEDYLGKENVLDLDIWMAAEDFAYYSQITDACFYRLGTGNKEKDTYYSVHTPNFDIDEDALKVSTGLMAYMALKQLGN from the coding sequence ATGATTAAAGACAAAATCCAGGCACTATCCGGTGATATATTTGAACAGGTGGTGGGTTACCGCCAGCACTTACATGCAAATCCGGAACTTTCTTTTAAAGAATTTCAGACCTCGGCCTTTATTAAGGGAATTTTGACCGATTGGGGAATTCCTTTTACTGAAATGGCCAATACAGGGGTAGTTGGATTAATTAAGGGAGACTTGCCTTCGGATAAGATCATAGCTTTGCGTGCGGATATGGATGCTTTGCCTATTCTTGAAGCCAATGATAAACCTTATACCTCTAAAAACCCGGGTGTGATGCATGCCTGCGGACATGATGTACACAGCTCTTCTTTACTGGGTACAGCTTATATCTTAAACACACTAAAAGCCGAGTTTGGTGGAACAATAAAATTGATATTTCAGCCTGCGGAGGAAATTTTGCCAGGTGGTGCCAGTATCATGATCAAAGAAGGTGTTTTGGAAAATCCTAAACCTCAGCAAATTATTGGTCAGCATGTAATGCCTTTAATTGATGCAGGTAAAGTGGGGTTCCGTTCGGGGATTTATATGGCTTCTACCGATGAACTTTATGTAACGGTACGTGGTAAGGGTGGACATGGTGCACAGCCACATCAAAACATCGATCCGGTATTGATCACTTCTCATATTATTGTTGCCCTGCAACAGATTGTGAGCAGAAATGCCGACCCGCGTCTGCCCTCGGTACTTTCATTTGGAAAGGTAATAGCCAATGGTGCAACCAACATTATTCCTAATGAGGTAAAGCTGGAAGGAACTTTCAGGACCCTGAATGAAGAGTGGCGCAAGGAAGCCAAGCGTCTGATGAAGAAAATGGCGGAAGGAATTGCTGAAAGTATGGGTGGAACTTGCGAGTTTAACATCATGGATGGCTATCCGTATTTAATTAACGAAGAAAAGGTGACGGCTAATGCACGTGCTTTTGCCGAGGATTACCTGGGCAAAGAAAATGTACTGGATCTGGATATATGGATGGCCGCAGAAGATTTTGCTTATTATTCGCAGATTACCGATGCCTGCTTTTACAGACTAGGTACCGGGAACAAAGAGAAAGATACTTATTACTCTGTACATACCCCTAATTTTGATATTGATGAGGATGCGCTGAAAGTGTCGACGGGCTTGATGGCTTATATGGCACTAAAGCAACTGGGGAATTAG
- a CDS encoding SPOR domain-containing protein: MKKLLTVIWCCFSAAALAQTKGVVSVVKDPMIDSLIAKRIELNMKAAATPGTVSTGKPGTTIVSQMGYRVQIFYGSDRREVFNEQSKFNSSFPELNTYITYKQPNYYLRVGDFRTRLEAQRFMNELRPMFPTLFIFREKINAPNLNYSND; encoded by the coding sequence ATGAAGAAATTGTTAACTGTTATATGGTGTTGTTTTTCTGCTGCTGCGCTGGCCCAGACAAAAGGAGTGGTTTCGGTAGTAAAAGATCCTATGATTGACAGTTTGATTGCCAAACGGATTGAATTGAATATGAAGGCTGCGGCGACGCCTGGTACTGTAAGTACGGGTAAGCCCGGAACAACTATTGTTTCGCAAATGGGATATCGCGTACAGATATTTTATGGATCGGACAGGCGCGAGGTTTTTAATGAACAAAGTAAGTTCAACAGTAGTTTCCCCGAGTTAAATACCTATATAACCTATAAGCAACCTAATTATTACCTGCGTGTAGGTGATTTCAGGACCCGACTGGAGGCCCAACGTTTCATGAATGAGCTGAGACCAATGTTCCCTACTTTATTTATTTTCAGGGAAAAGATTAATGCACCTAATTTAAACTATAGCAATGATTAA
- the secA gene encoding preprotein translocase subunit SecA: MLGILTKIFGSKSERDIKALQPIVVKINEEYAKLALLSNDELRNKTVYFKEVIAKGLAEIDSKIAGLKTDAENQELSLPEKTALYDQIDALTKDRDKELEVVLQQILPEAFAVVKETSRRFSENEQLEVTATQFDRDYAARKKNVEIKGDKAFWANHWEAAGVEVQWNMVHYDVQLIGGMVLHSGKISEMATGEGKTLVSTLPAYLNALAGQGVHIVTVNDYLARRDSEWNGPLFEFHGISVDCIDKHEPNSQERRNAYLADITYGTNNEFGFDYLRDNMSQTPDQLVQRKLHFAMVDEVDSVLIDDARTPLIISGPVPFGDQHEFHELKPRIERLVAAQREYVTRALNEAKKLITEGKAGTEEGEGGLALLRAHRGLPKNKALIKFLSEGSVKQTLLKTENHYMADQSKNMPKVDAELFFYIDEKNNQVELTEKGIELITKSGEDPHFFVLPDVGTEIADIEKSSLTSEEKIAQKDALMRDYSIKAERIHSVNQLLKAYTLFEIDVEYIIDEGKIKIVDEQTGRIMDGRRYSDGLHQAIEAKENVKVEDASQTYATVTLQNFFRMYHKLCGMTGTATTEAGEFWSIYKLDVVEIPTNRVISRKDHQDYVYRTVREKYNAVAEEIVKLTQAGRPVLVGTTSVEISELLSRMLKLRGIKHNVLNAKMHQKEADIVAEAGQAGQVTIATNMAGRGTDIKLGPGVKEAGGLAIVGTERHESRRVDRQLRGRAGRQGDPGSSQFFVSLEDNLMRLFGSERISNIMVKMGIEDGEVIQHSMITKSIERAQKKVEENNFGIRKRLLEYDDVMNSQRSVIYAKRRNALFGERLDVDMSNMVFDVAEDIVTEYKEEGNYEGFKLEVIKNFSADTSIDEAEFTAKGVHHLTDKLFEEVTAFYARKSDAIISQAMPVLHQVFAERGEQIEQIVVPFTDGLRSVQIPVGLKKAIDNNGREITKSFEKTIVLALIDESWKEHLREMDELKQSVQNAVYEQKDPLIIYKMEAFNLFKNMLNAVNKEVVSFLYKGCIPVQTDPNDVREAQAPRPAPSRLKMSKPEFGASSSSADVMEDTRELAPQQPVRKEVTVGRNEPCPCGSGKKFKNCHGAGL; this comes from the coding sequence ATGTTAGGGATTTTAACCAAAATTTTTGGAAGCAAATCAGAAAGAGATATAAAGGCATTACAGCCTATCGTTGTCAAAATAAATGAAGAATACGCAAAATTAGCTTTATTGAGTAACGATGAACTGCGTAATAAAACGGTATACTTTAAAGAGGTTATTGCAAAAGGCCTTGCCGAGATAGATAGTAAAATTGCAGGTTTAAAGACTGATGCAGAAAACCAGGAATTGTCTTTGCCTGAAAAAACAGCTTTATACGATCAGATCGATGCGTTAACTAAAGATCGTGATAAAGAGCTGGAAGTGGTTTTACAGCAAATTTTGCCTGAGGCTTTTGCCGTAGTAAAAGAAACTTCAAGACGTTTTTCGGAGAATGAGCAATTGGAAGTGACTGCTACGCAGTTTGACCGTGATTATGCTGCACGTAAAAAGAATGTAGAGATAAAAGGCGATAAGGCATTTTGGGCCAACCATTGGGAAGCTGCGGGTGTAGAAGTACAATGGAACATGGTACACTACGACGTGCAGTTGATTGGTGGTATGGTATTGCATAGTGGTAAAATTTCGGAGATGGCCACTGGTGAGGGTAAAACCCTGGTGAGTACATTGCCTGCTTACCTCAACGCATTGGCTGGACAAGGTGTACACATTGTAACAGTGAACGATTACCTGGCCCGTCGTGACTCGGAGTGGAACGGCCCGTTGTTTGAGTTTCATGGCATCAGTGTAGATTGTATTGATAAACATGAACCTAACTCGCAGGAGCGCCGAAATGCTTACCTGGCTGATATTACCTATGGTACCAATAATGAGTTCGGGTTTGATTATCTGCGTGACAATATGTCGCAGACTCCTGATCAGCTAGTGCAGCGTAAGTTGCATTTTGCTATGGTGGATGAGGTCGATTCCGTGTTGATTGATGATGCCCGTACGCCTTTGATCATTTCAGGACCTGTTCCTTTTGGTGATCAGCATGAGTTCCATGAGCTGAAACCAAGGATTGAACGTTTGGTTGCTGCACAACGGGAGTATGTAACCCGGGCTTTAAATGAAGCCAAAAAATTAATTACCGAAGGTAAAGCCGGAACTGAAGAAGGAGAAGGTGGTCTGGCGCTTTTGCGTGCCCACCGTGGTTTGCCTAAAAATAAAGCCCTGATCAAGTTTTTAAGTGAGGGAAGCGTAAAGCAAACCTTATTAAAAACTGAAAACCATTATATGGCCGATCAGTCGAAAAATATGCCTAAGGTAGATGCTGAGCTGTTTTTCTATATCGATGAGAAAAACAATCAGGTTGAGCTTACCGAAAAAGGGATTGAACTGATCACCAAATCGGGTGAAGATCCTCATTTCTTTGTATTGCCTGATGTAGGTACCGAGATTGCGGATATTGAAAAATCATCATTGACCAGCGAAGAGAAGATTGCACAGAAAGACGCCTTAATGCGTGATTATTCGATCAAAGCAGAGCGTATTCACTCCGTAAACCAATTGCTGAAAGCTTATACTTTGTTTGAGATTGATGTGGAGTACATCATTGACGAAGGCAAGATTAAGATTGTGGATGAGCAGACCGGTCGTATCATGGATGGCCGTCGTTATTCGGATGGTTTACACCAGGCGATTGAGGCTAAAGAGAATGTGAAAGTGGAAGATGCTTCACAAACTTATGCTACAGTTACTTTACAGAATTTTTTCAGAATGTACCACAAACTTTGTGGTATGACAGGTACGGCAACTACTGAGGCAGGCGAGTTTTGGTCTATCTATAAATTGGATGTGGTTGAAATTCCTACAAACCGGGTGATTTCAAGAAAAGACCATCAGGATTATGTGTACCGTACGGTACGTGAAAAATACAATGCAGTAGCAGAAGAGATTGTAAAGCTGACGCAGGCAGGCCGACCGGTACTGGTTGGTACTACCTCAGTAGAGATTTCTGAATTGCTAAGCAGGATGCTGAAGTTGCGCGGCATTAAACACAATGTGTTGAATGCAAAAATGCACCAGAAAGAGGCGGATATTGTTGCCGAAGCTGGTCAGGCCGGTCAGGTAACTATTGCCACCAACATGGCTGGACGTGGTACGGATATTAAATTAGGCCCGGGCGTTAAAGAAGCCGGAGGTTTGGCTATTGTAGGTACCGAGCGTCATGAGTCGCGTCGTGTAGACAGGCAGTTGCGTGGTCGTGCCGGTCGTCAGGGTGACCCGGGTTCATCTCAGTTCTTCGTATCATTGGAGGATAACTTGATGAGGTTGTTTGGGTCTGAAAGGATTTCTAACATCATGGTAAAGATGGGTATTGAAGATGGTGAGGTAATTCAGCATTCGATGATTACGAAATCTATTGAGCGTGCACAGAAAAAAGTAGAAGAGAACAACTTTGGTATCCGTAAGCGTTTACTGGAATATGATGATGTGATGAACTCACAGCGTTCGGTAATTTATGCAAAACGTAGAAATGCGTTGTTTGGCGAGCGTTTGGACGTTGATATGAGCAATATGGTATTTGATGTTGCTGAAGATATTGTTACGGAATACAAGGAAGAAGGCAACTACGAAGGCTTTAAGCTGGAAGTGATTAAAAACTTCTCTGCCGATACCTCTATTGACGAAGCAGAATTCACTGCCAAAGGCGTTCATCATTTAACAGATAAGTTGTTTGAAGAGGTGACTGCTTTTTACGCGAGGAAGTCGGACGCCATCATTTCGCAGGCGATGCCGGTATTGCACCAGGTATTTGCTGAGCGCGGAGAGCAGATTGAACAGATTGTGGTGCCGTTTACAGATGGATTGCGCAGTGTGCAAATCCCTGTGGGCTTGAAAAAGGCAATTGACAACAATGGTCGTGAAATTACCAAGTCATTTGAAAAAACGATTGTATTGGCGCTGATCGACGAATCATGGAAAGAGCATTTGCGTGAAATGGACGAATTGAAACAATCGGTACAGAATGCGGTTTATGAGCAGAAAGACCCATTGATCATTTATAAAATGGAGGCATTTAACCTGTTTAAAAATATGCTGAATGCGGTGAATAAAGAAGTGGTAAGTTTCTTATATAAAGGCTGTATTCCGGTACAAACGGATCCTAATGATGTAAGGGAAGCTCAGGCACCAAGACCTGCACCAAGTAGGTTAAAAATGTCTAAACCAGAGTTTGGTGCATCAAGCAGCAGTGCTGATGTGATGGAAGATACCCGTGAGCTGGCTCCGCAGCAGCCTGTACGTAAAGAAGTTACCGTTGGTAGGAATGAACCTTGTCCTTGTGGAAGCGGTAAGAAATTCAAAAACTGTCATGGAGCAGGATTGTAA
- a CDS encoding LysR family transcriptional regulator translates to MADFRLTVFYTVAKRLSFTRAADELYITQPAVTKHIRELEQQYNNKLFDRQGNTIRLTEAGLILLNHTESLLSTYRSIEFDMNALLQKHKGLLHLGASTTISQYLIAPILAGFKKKFGDIELKLLTGNTEQIERALVEKEIELGIVEGRSKNQEISYSEFIKDEIVLVCHKNHPLAKKAEIDPANLPEYHFIVREQGSGTRQVIDHALKAAGLRIADLPVEIQLGNTESIKSYLMHSTSLAFLSIHSLSRELLSGDLRVIEVKDLNITRSLYFIHLQGQASAIVEKMMRFAQLHYNLK, encoded by the coding sequence ATGGCCGATTTTCGATTAACCGTTTTTTATACCGTTGCCAAAAGGCTCAGTTTTACCAGGGCTGCCGACGAACTGTACATTACCCAGCCCGCCGTTACCAAACATATTCGCGAGCTGGAACAACAATACAACAACAAACTATTTGACCGTCAAGGCAATACCATCCGACTCACCGAAGCTGGCCTCATTTTACTAAATCATACCGAATCGCTCCTTAGCACCTACCGCAGCATAGAGTTTGACATGAATGCATTACTGCAAAAACACAAAGGCTTATTGCATCTGGGTGCCAGCACCACCATCTCTCAATACCTTATTGCACCTATTCTTGCGGGTTTTAAAAAAAAATTCGGCGACATCGAACTAAAACTGCTCACCGGCAATACCGAGCAGATAGAGCGGGCCCTGGTGGAAAAGGAAATAGAACTTGGTATTGTCGAAGGTCGTTCAAAGAACCAGGAGATCAGTTATTCCGAATTTATAAAGGACGAAATTGTCCTCGTTTGTCATAAAAACCACCCCCTGGCAAAAAAGGCTGAAATTGACCCCGCAAACCTTCCTGAATACCATTTCATTGTCCGCGAACAGGGCTCGGGTACGCGACAGGTTATAGATCATGCCCTAAAAGCGGCTGGCCTCAGGATTGCAGATCTTCCTGTCGAAATCCAGCTAGGCAATACCGAAAGCATCAAATCATACCTCATGCACTCCACAAGCCTGGCCTTTTTATCCATCCATTCGCTCAGCAGAGAGCTCCTTAGTGGAGATTTACGTGTTATCGAAGTAAAAGACCTCAATATAACCAGAAGTTTATATTTCATTCATCTTCAAGGACAAGCAAGTGCAATTGTTGAAAAAATGATGCGTTTTGCTCAGCTTCACTATAACCTGAAGTAA
- a CDS encoding YeiH family protein codes for MDISKHNLIPKIIFIAAAALTLFPFVSPALALSIGLLFAQTVAHPYAVTSQKATHILLKVAIVGLGFGMNISSALKAGQEGLVFTIASILGVLTIGYFIGKVLKIDLKTASLISAGTAICGGSAIAALSPVMKANQKQISVALGTVFILNAIALFIFPAIGHKLHLSQSQFGLWCAIAIHDTSSVVGAASKYGEQALQIATTVKLARALWIIPVSIAATYLFKTDKTKIQLPYFIVLFVLAILASSYIPLVAKNGHYVIILAKASLSLTLFLIGSGLSFKSLKGVGLSPLLQGISLWIIISVASLCVILVYCK; via the coding sequence ATGGATATTTCAAAACACAACCTCATTCCAAAAATCATCTTCATAGCCGCCGCCGCCTTAACACTATTCCCCTTTGTTTCGCCGGCCCTTGCCTTGTCAATAGGCCTGCTGTTTGCCCAAACCGTCGCACACCCTTATGCCGTAACAAGCCAGAAGGCAACCCATATTTTATTAAAAGTAGCTATTGTTGGTTTGGGATTTGGGATGAATATTTCCAGCGCCTTAAAAGCCGGACAGGAAGGCCTGGTATTTACCATAGCCTCCATACTGGGTGTTTTAACCATTGGCTACTTCATTGGCAAAGTACTCAAAATAGACCTTAAGACAGCTTCACTCATCTCGGCAGGCACCGCCATCTGCGGTGGTAGTGCCATCGCTGCGCTATCTCCGGTCATGAAAGCGAATCAAAAGCAAATATCTGTAGCATTGGGAACGGTATTCATATTAAATGCCATTGCGCTTTTTATATTTCCGGCAATTGGTCACAAACTGCACCTGTCACAGTCGCAATTTGGTTTATGGTGTGCCATTGCCATTCACGACACCAGCTCTGTGGTAGGTGCCGCCAGCAAGTATGGCGAACAGGCGTTACAAATAGCCACCACCGTTAAACTGGCCAGGGCGCTATGGATCATTCCAGTCTCCATAGCAGCAACCTATCTTTTCAAAACAGATAAAACCAAAATCCAGCTTCCCTACTTTATTGTCCTTTTTGTATTGGCCATACTGGCCAGTAGTTATATTCCATTGGTGGCAAAAAATGGTCACTACGTCATTATTCTCGCCAAAGCCAGCTTAAGTTTAACGTTGTTTCTTATCGGCTCGGGTTTATCTTTCAAAAGTTTAAAGGGAGTTGGCTTAAGTCCGCTGCTGCAAGGGATCAGTTTATGGATCATCATTTCGGTCGCCAGCCTATGTGTCATTCTTGTTTACTGCAAATAG
- the purD gene encoding phosphoribosylamine--glycine ligase, translated as MNILLLGSGGRESAFAWKISQSSQCSQLFIAPGNGGTGAYGKNVNINPNNFEAVKTLVIKENINLVVVGPEEPLVNGIHDFFLSDEELAKIPVIGPKKEGAILEGSKDFSKQFMARHGIPTPGSESFTNETLAKGLAYLENHSLPIVLKADGLAAGKGVVICQTVAEAKEELQLMLGGKFGNAGSLVVVEEYLTGIELSVFVLTDGENYVILPEAKDYKKIGQADTGLNTGGMGSVSPVPFADKKFLDAVEESIIKPTINGLKKDGINYTGFIFFGLFKVGDKPMIIEYNCRMGDPETESVMLRIENDLVELFMATAKKKLKDYKLNISPKNAATVMIVAGGYPGDYEKGKAISGIENVRQSQVFHAGTIIEGGVTKTNGGRVLAISSLQDSQFEALQSATADAARIYFDGKYFREDIGFDLV; from the coding sequence ATGAATATCTTATTATTAGGTTCCGGTGGCAGAGAAAGTGCTTTTGCCTGGAAGATCAGCCAGTCTTCGCAATGCTCACAGCTATTTATTGCACCCGGTAATGGTGGCACAGGTGCTTACGGCAAAAACGTAAACATAAACCCCAACAACTTTGAGGCAGTAAAAACACTGGTAATTAAAGAAAACATCAACCTGGTGGTTGTAGGACCGGAAGAACCCCTGGTAAATGGCATTCACGATTTCTTTCTTAGCGACGAAGAGCTGGCTAAAATCCCGGTAATAGGTCCAAAAAAAGAAGGAGCCATACTTGAGGGCAGTAAAGACTTCTCTAAACAATTCATGGCACGCCATGGCATCCCTACTCCAGGTTCCGAATCATTTACCAATGAAACGCTGGCCAAGGGACTGGCCTATCTGGAAAACCACAGCCTACCTATTGTTTTGAAGGCCGACGGACTAGCTGCCGGTAAGGGTGTGGTGATTTGCCAGACTGTAGCCGAGGCTAAAGAAGAGTTACAACTAATGCTGGGCGGTAAATTTGGTAATGCCGGATCATTAGTAGTTGTAGAAGAATATCTTACAGGCATAGAGCTTTCGGTTTTTGTACTTACTGATGGTGAAAACTATGTGATCCTGCCGGAGGCTAAAGACTATAAAAAAATCGGTCAGGCCGATACCGGATTAAATACCGGTGGCATGGGCTCTGTTTCCCCGGTTCCTTTTGCCGACAAAAAGTTCCTTGATGCGGTAGAAGAAAGCATCATCAAACCTACCATCAATGGCCTGAAGAAAGACGGAATCAACTATACCGGTTTTATTTTCTTCGGCTTATTTAAAGTTGGCGACAAGCCCATGATCATTGAATACAATTGCCGCATGGGCGATCCGGAAACGGAGAGTGTAATGCTAAGAATTGAAAATGATCTCGTAGAACTTTTCATGGCCACAGCAAAGAAAAAACTAAAAGATTATAAACTAAATATCAGCCCTAAAAACGCTGCAACGGTAATGATTGTAGCCGGAGGTTATCCAGGCGATTATGAAAAAGGAAAAGCGATCAGCGGTATTGAAAACGTTCGTCAATCGCAGGTATTTCATGCCGGGACCATCATTGAAGGCGGGGTAACCAAAACCAATGGCGGGCGTGTATTAGCTATATCCAGCTTACAGGACAGTCAGTTTGAAGCCTTGCAATCTGCAACAGCAGATGCTGCACGTATTTATTTTGATGGCAAATATTTCAGAGAGGACATTGGCTTCGATTTGGTGTAA
- a CDS encoding TlpA disulfide reductase family protein, translating to MKRIALIATCLLPAAVMAQGKFNINAKVGNLGSPAKAYLYYGPRAKQITDSVNVVGGKFAFTGTVAGITQASIRIKHDNAPAKRGVAPDAFVFYLEPANLQLVSATDSVKHAAVKGSKVNEDDAKYKALTKSASDKNAALMNEYYSKTPEQRKDEAYMKTVYSRDEAIRAELDALNKQFYAANLNSYVGLVAYKATMDVDADLKGTEAAFNKFSAAVKATDLGKSIAQEIESAKKTGVGQMAMDFTQNDVNDKPVKLSDFRGKYVLLDFWASWCGPCRGENPNVVKAYNAFKDKNFTVLGVSLDNPGKKDAWLAAIEKDGLTWTQLSDLKGWDNAASKMYGVRGIPANFLIDPSGKIIAKNVRGEELQKKLAEVLGKAGK from the coding sequence ATGAAACGGATCGCACTGATCGCCACGTGTTTATTGCCTGCTGCTGTAATGGCGCAAGGTAAATTTAACATCAATGCCAAAGTAGGTAACTTAGGCTCACCGGCAAAAGCTTATTTATATTATGGCCCAAGAGCTAAACAAATTACCGACTCAGTAAATGTTGTAGGAGGTAAATTTGCATTCACAGGAACAGTGGCTGGAATTACCCAGGCGTCTATCAGAATCAAACATGACAATGCACCTGCTAAACGTGGTGTTGCCCCTGATGCTTTTGTATTTTATCTGGAGCCGGCTAACCTACAGCTTGTGTCTGCTACTGACTCTGTTAAACATGCTGCTGTAAAAGGCTCTAAAGTAAACGAGGATGATGCTAAATACAAAGCTTTAACCAAATCGGCCAGCGATAAAAATGCGGCTTTGATGAACGAGTACTATAGTAAAACTCCCGAGCAACGTAAAGATGAGGCTTACATGAAAACTGTATATAGCCGTGACGAGGCCATCAGAGCTGAATTAGATGCGCTTAACAAACAATTTTATGCAGCTAACCTGAATTCTTATGTAGGTTTAGTGGCTTATAAAGCAACTATGGATGTTGATGCTGACCTTAAAGGAACTGAAGCTGCATTTAACAAATTCTCGGCCGCTGTAAAGGCAACTGATTTAGGTAAAAGCATCGCTCAGGAAATTGAATCTGCTAAAAAAACAGGTGTAGGTCAAATGGCTATGGATTTTACACAAAATGATGTAAATGATAAACCGGTTAAATTGTCTGATTTCCGCGGAAAATATGTATTGCTTGATTTCTGGGCTTCATGGTGCGGTCCTTGCCGTGGCGAAAACCCTAATGTAGTTAAAGCATACAATGCATTTAAAGACAAAAACTTTACCGTATTGGGCGTTTCCTTAGATAACCCTGGTAAAAAAGATGCCTGGTTGGCAGCTATTGAAAAAGACGGCTTAACCTGGACACAATTGTCTGACTTGAAAGGATGGGACAACGCTGCCTCAAAAATGTATGGCGTACGTGGTATTCCTGCAAACTTCTTAATTGATCCTTCTGGTAAAATCATCGCTAAGAATGTGAGAGGTGAAGAGTTGCAAAAGAAATTAGCTGAGGTTTTAGGTAAAGCTGGAAAATAA
- a CDS encoding formimidoylglutamase has translation MSLSDFFSPVNPDKFTPKQGFYTSQLGLKAVFFTDKFPELDEKQYDIAIFGVQDDRAAVNNEGCALAPDYFRAQFYSLNEGAFNTKIIDLGNIKAGASISDTYVAVKTVVSELIKLDIIPVIIGGGQDLTYAQYLAYESLEQKVDLVVVDSKFDLDEEDQEGLAAKSDTYLNKILLHQPNYLFNFSNIGYQTYFVNQDSLKVMSKLYFDAHRLGEFADDVTTTEPIIRNASMISFDIGAIRSSDAGANANASPNGFYGEQACAITRYAGMSDKLTSIGFYEFNPAFDQNGQTAMLLAQMVWYFVDGFYNRKKDFPLTPKSQYLIYRASLNDGSAEMLFVKSKKSDRWWMQVPYPTGISKNERYHLVPCRYDDYTTAVNGEMPDLWWRTFQKLL, from the coding sequence ATGTCTTTATCAGATTTTTTTTCTCCGGTAAACCCCGATAAATTTACCCCAAAACAGGGATTTTATACCAGTCAGCTGGGTTTAAAGGCCGTTTTTTTTACGGATAAATTTCCCGAACTGGACGAAAAGCAATACGATATTGCGATTTTTGGTGTACAGGACGACAGGGCTGCGGTAAATAACGAAGGCTGCGCATTGGCCCCAGATTATTTTAGGGCACAATTTTATAGTTTAAATGAAGGGGCCTTCAATACCAAAATCATTGACCTGGGTAACATCAAAGCCGGAGCATCTATTTCTGATACCTATGTGGCTGTAAAAACAGTGGTTTCGGAACTTATCAAGCTGGATATTATACCTGTAATTATCGGTGGCGGACAGGACCTTACCTATGCCCAATACCTGGCTTACGAGAGCCTGGAGCAAAAGGTGGATCTGGTGGTGGTAGACAGTAAGTTTGACCTGGATGAAGAAGACCAGGAGGGACTCGCAGCCAAATCCGACACCTATTTGAATAAGATCCTGCTGCATCAACCCAACTATCTTTTTAACTTCAGTAACATTGGTTATCAAACTTATTTTGTAAACCAAGACAGCCTGAAGGTAATGAGCAAGCTATATTTTGATGCACACCGATTGGGTGAGTTTGCCGACGATGTTACTACTACGGAGCCTATTATCCGTAATGCCAGCATGATCAGTTTTGATATCGGTGCCATTCGCTCGTCGGACGCAGGTGCCAACGCCAACGCAAGCCCTAATGGTTTTTATGGCGAACAGGCCTGTGCCATTACCCGGTATGCGGGAATGAGCGATAAGCTGACGTCGATTGGTTTTTATGAATTTAATCCTGCATTTGATCAGAACGGACAAACGGCTATGCTACTGGCCCAGATGGTATGGTATTTTGTAGATGGATTTTATAATCGTAAAAAGGATTTTCCGCTAACACCAAAATCACAATATCTAATATACAGGGCCAGTTTAAACGACGGATCGGCAGAGATGCTTTTTGTAAAAAGCAAAAAATCAGATCGTTGGTGGATGCAGGTGCCTTATCCAACCGGAATCTCTAAAAATGAACGCTATCATTTGGTGCCTTGCCGTTATGATGATTATACCACAGCCGTAAATGGCGAGATGCCCGATTTATGGTGGCGAACCTTCCAAAAGCTACTATAA